Proteins from one Cryptomeria japonica chromosome 4, Sugi_1.0, whole genome shotgun sequence genomic window:
- the LOC131032873 gene encoding F-box/FBD/LRR-repeat protein At1g13570-like codes for MARKRSRLTLDDLPDCILPLILSKIPFKQAVHCSLVSKGWKFCWTFAKNLKFPEDFFSSSRSPTEIQNIIDLIFERHSGPLEVFELNNVRFCCSSDKISDWIHRAALKGVQEIKIVEKVSEIYEVPAAIFLCQNLRSLALKNFLLTNLPDGFGGLADLTTLDLCNVDLNDKIVELMLQLCPGLETLILSNCNGLERLKICSKSFIALSISSKIKAITASCPRLTSLTLLLDNTETKLDLPACLSLCTNAGLESFTALRTLRRITFLNGIFWRDVKILKEFPDLEHMCVHKGQCSDTDFFRLDDEAILPLENLKWVHLNITYFHHPVHLLSCLFGIAPALKTLLISRKKGFNGVRAQEFINLAWNLQRPSTETKVFLSRCTANEKICVDCDLVNFI; via the exons ATGGCTCGCAAAAGAAGTCGATTAACCTTAGACGACTTGCCAGATTGCATTCTGCCCCTCATTCTCAGTAAAATTCCTTTCAAACAAGCAGTTCATTGTTCACTTGTCTCAAAAGGATGGAAATTTTGCTGGACATttgcaaaaaatctaaaatttccaGAGGATTTCTTTTCTTCATCGCGTAGCCCTACTGAAATCCAAAATATAATAGATCTTATTTTTGAGCGTCATTCTGGTCCGCTTGAAGTTTTCGAGCTTAACAATGTTCGATTCTGCTGTTCAAGTGACAAGATTTCTGATTGGATTCATCGCGCTGCTCTTAAAGGCGTGCAAGAGATTAAGATTGTAGAGAAGGTTTCAGAAATTTATGAAGTTCCGGCAGCCATATTTTTATGTCAAAATCTCAGATCTTTGGCTTTAAAGAATTTTCTGCTGACAAATCTACCAGACGGTTTTGGTGGCTTGGCCGACCTGACAACATTGGATCTTTGTAATGTTGATCTGAATGACAAGATCGTTGAGCTCATGTTGCAATTATGTCCAGGTTTGGAAACCTTAATCCTTAGTAACTGCAATGGACTTGAAAGATTAAAGATATGTTCAAAGAGTTTCATTGCTCTGTCTATCTCCTCTAAAATCAAAGCAATAACAGCAAGTTGTCCGCGATTAACAAGCCTTACATTATTGCTTGATAACACCGAGACGAAATTGGATTTGCCAGCATGTTTAAGCCTGTGTACAAATGCAGGACTTGAATCATTTACAGCTCTAAGAACTCTTAGAAGAATTACCTTTTTGAACGGCATTTTTTGGCGCGATGTAAAGATTCTCAAAGAATTTCCAGACTTGGAACATATGTGTGTACACAAGGGTCAATGCTCGGAT ACAGACTTCTTTCGGCTTGATGATGAGGCAATTTTACCGCTGGAGAATCTAAAGTGGGTTCATTTGAACATAACCTACTTTCATCACCCTGTGCATCTACTTTCCTGTCTTTTTGGAATAGCTCCGGCTTTGAAAACATTATTAATTTCCCGAAAGAAAGGATTCAATGGCGTTCGTGCTCAGGAATTTATCAATCTGGCTTGGAATCTTCAGCGACCATCTACAGAAACCAAAGTTTTCTTATCACGGTGTACTGCAAACGAAAAGATATGCGTCGACTGCGATCTTGTGAATTTCATCTGA